One window of Corynebacterium sp. P3-F1 genomic DNA carries:
- a CDS encoding Lsr2 family protein, producing the protein MARCEVTQFFDDLDGSPLSDSEHQVVHFSFNGTEYVLDLSKENVAKFHETLMPFIAAAREVPADPRSTVDASQIRAWARNKGMKVAQRGKIPLEVIDAYRRANA; encoded by the coding sequence ATGGCTCGGTGTGAAGTCACCCAATTTTTCGACGATCTCGACGGGTCGCCGCTGTCCGATTCCGAGCATCAGGTGGTCCACTTCAGTTTCAACGGCACTGAATATGTGCTCGACCTGTCAAAAGAGAATGTCGCGAAATTCCACGAGACGTTGATGCCGTTCATCGCGGCCGCACGCGAAGTTCCGGCGGATCCGCGCAGTACGGTGGATGCCTCGCAAATCCGCGCGTGGGCGCGCAATAAGGGCATGAAGGTCGCTCAGCGCGGAAAGATTCCGCTCGAGGTCATCGACGCCTACCGTCGCGCCAATGCCTAG
- a CDS encoding DUF6474 family protein — MGLFETIRASRAKTKAEIKAAEARARQLAKEEAKQDKRTAKLLDKAEKRLLKEERKGLKNKQKHEKKLAQTELKKIQEAGLTKKKAKQWVGASRILLPVLIPLAYRALTSYQERQVNDRARAAGLTATEMARYSSQGAELKGRIQAIRHQVEDNDALDDKFSRDAQVRLDELDAAVNNVEQMNDAQRRLAHETIDRDINKLTAEIQEKTLRH; from the coding sequence ATGGGACTGTTCGAGACCATCCGCGCTTCCCGCGCCAAGACCAAGGCAGAGATCAAGGCCGCCGAGGCCCGTGCACGCCAGCTGGCTAAAGAGGAAGCCAAGCAGGACAAGCGGACTGCCAAGCTCCTCGACAAGGCGGAAAAGCGACTGCTTAAAGAGGAGAGGAAGGGCCTGAAGAACAAGCAGAAGCACGAGAAGAAGCTGGCCCAGACCGAGCTGAAGAAGATCCAGGAGGCTGGCCTGACCAAGAAGAAAGCCAAGCAATGGGTCGGTGCTTCGCGCATTCTCCTGCCGGTCCTCATCCCATTGGCTTACCGCGCGCTGACCTCCTACCAGGAACGCCAGGTCAACGACCGTGCCCGCGCCGCTGGTCTCACCGCCACGGAGATGGCCCGTTACTCCAGTCAGGGTGCGGAGCTCAAGGGCCGCATCCAGGCGATCCGCCACCAGGTGGAGGACAACGACGCTCTCGACGACAAATTCAGCCGCGACGCGCAGGTGCGTCTCGACGAGCTGGATGCTGCCGTGAACAACGTGGAGCAGATGAACGACGCTCAGCGCCGCCTCGCCCACGAGACGATCGACCGCGACATTAACAAACTCACTGCCGAGATCCAGGAAAAGACGCTGCGCCACTAG